GCCAGCGAGGGGCCCCTTGCTGGCGCTTCAGGCTTCAAAATACTTCAAAATACACATCCTTTCGATTCAGCCCGAACTCCGGGGAGTCCGGCTGCTGCAGAAAATATCTAGTGACTATGCCCAAGTGTTCGGACAGCCGCTCACACAGTAGTCCCCTCGCTGGCGCTTCAGGCTTGGAGTTTTGGATTTGTTGTGAGTGCTTTCTGTTGCGTCACTGTCTCTTTTTTGATTGCGAACGCAACACGGCCGGCCTTGATTGTTTTTCTGGACTTGGAAACTCAGCGGGCGGTTGCGCGCACTGGCATGGCCATCGCCACTCAACGAAAAAGTCACTGTCCATCCAGCGTATAAGTGATCGCGTTCTCCATTCCTTCCTGATCGAAAATGATTCGCTTACTGCCGCCTCGCGTCCAGAATTTCTGTCGGAGCGTGAGGGGAAGGCTATTTGCTGGGTTCTTCGTCGGTCCCCTCGCTGGCGCTTCAGGCTTCGATGCGTGTTCTTTTAGGCGACGAGTACACCAGGACTTGAATTGCTTCATTACGTCGTCTGGAGAGTAACCAGTTGCAGTAACGACAACGTGAACATGATTCGTCCTACAATTGACCGCGTGCATTGACCATTGTCGGAATTTGCAATGATCTCGAATCGTCAATTCAACCAGTGCTCGCTGCGGGCTGGTCAGAACGAACTCGGGCTCCGTCATTTGTTCGCGATTTGCCACTTCCATGTTTCGATTGGGCTCACGGAAACGACCCGGCTTCTCAACCCAACCTCGTTGATCACCAGGCAGCCACGTTCCGTACGTCGTCCACGTCAGAAAATACGCCAGCGGTTCTCGCATCGGAATGTCGCCCGATTCAGCCATCCCT
This DNA window, taken from Fuerstiella marisgermanici, encodes the following:
- a CDS encoding transposase is translated as MAESGDIPMREPLAYFLTWTTYGTWLPGDQRGWVEKPGRFREPNRNMEVANREQMTEPEFVLTSPQRALVELTIRDHCKFRQWSMHAVNCRTNHVHVVVTATGYSPDDVMKQFKSWCTRRLKEHASKPEAPARGPTKNPANSLPLTLRQKFWTRGGSKRIIFDQEGMENAITYTLDGQ